One region of Deinococcus aerius genomic DNA includes:
- a CDS encoding long-chain-fatty-acid--CoA ligase — translation MTQDHPTEPPRPAPPATRSVGHYWPEGKPRSLTIPRTSLMHNLRVSAERYPDKVALWFYGREMTYRELREGAERLAGHLAEQGVGKGDRVAVWLQNSPAWAVAAHAVWQLGGVVVPLAPMLQAREFAYFLGDAGVKVGVVGAELYERAKQGGLEHAVVANIMRGTDAGRAGVPLPEGLDVNPEVREGDTTLEDALNHHPAPAAEVGADDLAVLPYTSGTTGLPKGAMHTHGSVQANVFGAGVWVDGTVEDVFLATLPFFHVTGFVNSLLAPINGGAKIVVMARWDRDVARELIRRHGVVRWTNTATMVIDLMASPHFRPEDLSSVRDITGGGASLPAAIGQRLLDLTGITFIEGYGLTETMAQTHTNPKGRQKLQCLGIPLFDVDARVVDLDTGEELPAGGVGEIVIHGPQVMQGYWNRPEATEEAFTEIGGKRFFRTGDLGYRDEEGYFFFTDRLKRMVNVSGMKVWPAEVENTLHGHPAVQEACVIAVPDERTGERARALIVLKPGQSATGEEIEAWARTQMATYKVPRDYRFVESLPRGATGKVAWRPLQEQARAEMTGQR, via the coding sequence ATGACCCAGGATCACCCCACCGAACCGCCCCGTCCCGCCCCGCCCGCCACCCGCAGCGTGGGGCACTACTGGCCCGAGGGCAAGCCGCGCAGCCTGACGATTCCCCGCACCAGCCTGATGCACAACCTGCGCGTGTCCGCCGAGCGGTACCCCGACAAGGTGGCCCTGTGGTTCTACGGCCGCGAGATGACGTACCGCGAGCTGCGCGAGGGGGCCGAGCGGCTGGCCGGGCACCTCGCCGAGCAGGGGGTGGGCAAGGGCGACCGTGTGGCGGTGTGGCTCCAGAACAGCCCCGCCTGGGCCGTGGCCGCCCACGCGGTCTGGCAGCTCGGCGGGGTCGTGGTGCCGCTCGCCCCCATGCTCCAGGCCCGCGAGTTCGCCTACTTCCTGGGGGACGCGGGGGTCAAGGTCGGGGTGGTCGGTGCCGAGCTGTACGAGCGGGCCAAGCAGGGGGGCCTCGAACATGCTGTCGTGGCGAACATCATGCGGGGCACCGACGCGGGGCGGGCGGGCGTGCCCCTTCCCGAGGGGCTGGACGTGAACCCCGAGGTGCGGGAGGGGGACACCACCCTGGAGGACGCCCTGAATCACCACCCCGCCCCCGCCGCCGAGGTGGGCGCCGACGACCTCGCCGTGCTCCCCTATACGAGCGGCACGACCGGGCTGCCCAAGGGGGCCATGCACACCCACGGGAGCGTGCAGGCCAACGTCTTCGGGGCGGGCGTGTGGGTGGACGGCACGGTGGAGGACGTGTTCCTCGCCACCCTGCCCTTCTTCCACGTGACCGGCTTCGTGAACAGCCTGCTCGCGCCCATCAACGGCGGCGCCAAGATCGTCGTCATGGCCCGCTGGGACCGGGACGTGGCGCGGGAACTCATCCGGCGGCACGGGGTGGTCCGCTGGACGAACACCGCCACGATGGTGATCGACCTGATGGCCTCCCCCCACTTCAGGCCGGAGGATTTGAGCAGCGTGCGCGACATCACGGGCGGCGGGGCCTCGCTGCCTGCCGCCATCGGGCAGCGGCTGCTCGACCTGACGGGCATCACCTTCATCGAGGGGTACGGCCTGACCGAGACGATGGCGCAGACGCACACCAACCCCAAGGGCCGCCAGAAACTCCAGTGCCTGGGCATCCCGCTCTTCGACGTGGACGCGCGGGTGGTGGACCTCGACACCGGGGAGGAACTCCCGGCGGGGGGCGTCGGCGAGATCGTGATTCACGGCCCGCAGGTCATGCAGGGCTACTGGAACCGCCCCGAGGCGACCGAGGAGGCCTTTACCGAGATCGGCGGCAAGCGCTTCTTCCGCACCGGGGACCTGGGCTACCGGGACGAGGAGGGGTACTTCTTCTTCACCGACCGCCTCAAGCGCATGGTGAACGTCTCGGGCATGAAGGTCTGGCCCGCCGAGGTCGAGAACACCCTCCACGGCCACCCCGCCGTGCAGGAGGCCTGCGTGATCGCCGTGCCCGACGAGCGCACCGGCGAGCGCGCCCGGGCGCTCATCGTCCTGAAGCCGGGGCAGAGCGCGACCGGGGAGGAGATCGAGGCCTGGGCGCGGACCCAGATGGCGACCTACAAGGTGCCCCGCGACTACCGCTTCGTGGAGAGCCTGCCGCGCGGCGCGACGGGCAAGGTTGCCTGGCGCCCCCTCCAGGAACAGGCCCGCGCCGAGATGACCGGGCAGAGGTAG
- a CDS encoding hydroxyacid-oxoacid transhydrogenase, giving the protein MLPDHETLFTIEATPVKFGPGAAADAGWEAARLGIRRAFVALDPALAGGEAARGVLDSLRASGIDPVVYTDIRVEPDLGSLERAATAARGAGVDGFVALGGGSTIDTAKVANLLCTHGGGVMDYVNPPVGGGRPLPGPLRPLLAIPTTAGSGSEATTVAILDLPELGVKSGISHRYLRPAQAIVDPELTRTAPGPVIASAGLDVVCHAAESLLSRPYTTRPRPASPDTRPPYQGSNPVADLWSAQALRYGGQYLRRAVRDPDDVEARGFMMLSATMAGVGFGSAGVHIPHACAYPIAGLRHTYHAPGYPEDHAFVPHGFSVIVTAPAAFRFTFGADPAKHVYAASLLTGQEYEPDDADALPNALLDLMRDVEAPSGVAELGYGEADLPALVAGALKQQRLLAVAPRMPTAEDLEGILRASLHNGEG; this is encoded by the coding sequence ATGCTTCCCGACCACGAAACCCTCTTCACCATCGAGGCCACGCCCGTCAAGTTCGGTCCCGGCGCCGCCGCCGACGCGGGCTGGGAGGCCGCCCGGCTCGGTATCCGGCGGGCGTTCGTGGCCCTCGACCCGGCGCTGGCGGGGGGCGAGGCGGCGCGGGGCGTGCTGGACAGCCTGCGGGCTTCCGGGATTGATCCCGTCGTCTACACCGACATCCGGGTAGAACCCGACCTCGGCAGCCTGGAGCGGGCTGCGACCGCCGCGCGGGGGGCGGGGGTGGACGGTTTCGTGGCCCTGGGCGGCGGTTCCACCATCGACACGGCGAAGGTCGCCAACCTGCTGTGCACCCACGGCGGCGGCGTGATGGACTACGTGAACCCGCCGGTCGGTGGCGGTCGCCCCCTCCCCGGCCCGCTGCGGCCCCTCCTTGCCATCCCGACGACCGCGGGCTCGGGGTCGGAGGCGACCACGGTGGCGATCCTCGACCTGCCCGAACTGGGGGTCAAGAGCGGGATCAGCCACCGTTACCTGCGCCCCGCCCAGGCCATCGTGGACCCCGAGCTGACGCGCACCGCGCCGGGCCCCGTGATCGCCTCGGCGGGCCTGGACGTGGTGTGCCACGCCGCCGAGAGCCTGCTGAGCCGTCCCTACACCACCCGCCCGCGCCCCGCCTCGCCCGATACGCGGCCCCCCTACCAGGGGAGCAACCCGGTGGCGGACCTGTGGTCAGCGCAGGCGCTGCGCTACGGCGGCCAGTATCTGCGCCGGGCGGTGCGCGACCCGGACGACGTGGAGGCGCGCGGCTTCATGATGCTCTCGGCGACGATGGCGGGGGTGGGCTTCGGCTCGGCGGGGGTGCATATCCCGCACGCCTGCGCGTACCCCATCGCGGGGTTGCGTCACACCTATCACGCCCCCGGCTACCCGGAGGACCACGCCTTCGTGCCCCACGGCTTCAGCGTGATCGTGACCGCCCCCGCCGCCTTCCGCTTTACCTTTGGGGCCGATCCCGCCAAGCACGTGTACGCGGCCAGCCTCCTCACCGGGCAGGAGTACGAGCCGGACGACGCGGACGCCCTCCCGAACGCCCTCCTCGACCTGATGCGCGATGTGGAGGCCCCGAGCGGGGTGGCCGAACTCGGTTACGGGGAGGCCGACCTCCCCGCCCTCGTGGCCGGAGC